DNA sequence from the Lysinibacillus sp. OF-1 genome:
TGTATTAGATCTGAAATATCGACTTCAAGGTTTACTTAGCATGAAAATGATTACCGAATCGATTCTTGGTCTTGAGCATATTGAATACGAAAAGCTACCTGATATTAAAGTTGACTCTATAATGGACAAAGAAATTGCCGTATTGAAGTTGACGGATACGTTCCAGCGAGCTTTAGATTTAGTCATTAACCACGCCTTTTTATGTGTAGTAGACGAAGACGGTACATTTGCAGGGATCTTAACAAGACGTGTTATTTTGAAGCAATTGAAAAA
Encoded proteins:
- the cbpB gene encoding cyclic-di-AMP-binding protein CbpB; this translates as MISTNSKDLLAMPISEFIISSEKVAHVQSGNSAEHALLVLTRTGYSSIPVLDLKYRLQGLLSMKMITESILGLEHIEYEKLPDIKVDSIMDKEIAVLKLTDTFQRALDLVINHAFLCVVDEDGTFAGILTRRVILKQLKKYIYQKE